One genomic window of Providencia hangzhouensis includes the following:
- a CDS encoding fimbrial biogenesis chaperone, protein MKKHLISLALLFMTTLNANASVILGGTRVIYEGNKKEASISVRNDDKTPYLVQSWVNNFNNNDKQKVPFTVTPPLFRIEPESANAIRIVLTDSQLPSDKESVYWLNVKSIPPSDPNATNNLTISINNKIKLFYRPADLPTAEALIAYEKLTFKKQGNYLKANNPTPYYVSFGELKVGNKEIAEPGMVPPLGEASWNISGTQANQVTWSAINDYGTITKAKTQTLK, encoded by the coding sequence TTGAAAAAGCATCTCATTTCATTAGCGCTTTTATTTATGACGACTCTTAATGCAAACGCCAGTGTTATTTTAGGTGGCACTCGTGTTATTTATGAAGGCAATAAGAAAGAAGCTTCAATTTCAGTGAGAAATGATGACAAAACACCTTATCTTGTACAATCTTGGGTCAATAATTTTAATAATAATGATAAGCAAAAAGTACCGTTTACTGTAACTCCTCCACTTTTTCGCATTGAACCTGAATCAGCCAATGCTATTCGAATTGTTTTAACAGATTCTCAGTTACCCTCTGATAAAGAATCAGTTTATTGGCTAAATGTTAAATCAATTCCACCATCAGACCCAAATGCAACAAATAATTTAACGATTTCAATTAATAACAAGATTAAATTATTTTATCGCCCTGCAGATTTACCAACAGCAGAAGCATTAATTGCGTATGAAAAATTAACCTTTAAAAAACAAGGAAACTATTTAAAAGCAAATAATCCAACGCCTTATTATGTTTCATTCGGGGAGTTGAAGGTTGGTAATAAAGAAATTGCAGAACCAGGCATGGTCCCTCCTCTGGGCGAAGCGTCATGGAATATTTCGGGAACTCAAGCAAACCAAGTTACTTGGAGTGCAATTAATGACTATGGAACGATAACGAAAGCGAAAACTCAGACATTAAAATAA
- a CDS encoding fimbrial protein: protein MIFKKSVLMASIIMVSLSSVAHAAIDSGNAKGTINFKGQFIDTTCTIEVNNTNKNEGVVQLGTWMTNTFDKVGELTDAVPLTIGLSGCPATLARARVTFGGTAHPDNNQLYAVNEAEGVGIGISGDVNGTNFYTPDTEADGIDLKGNSGEKTYYARYVTTANEVTAGKANADVTVTIQYNQ from the coding sequence ATGATTTTTAAAAAGTCAGTATTAATGGCATCAATTATTATGGTTTCATTATCAAGTGTGGCACATGCTGCAATTGATAGCGGTAATGCTAAAGGCACCATAAATTTCAAAGGTCAATTTATTGATACGACTTGTACTATTGAAGTTAATAATACAAACAAAAATGAAGGTGTAGTGCAACTTGGCACTTGGATGACTAACACCTTCGATAAAGTCGGTGAATTAACTGATGCAGTTCCTTTAACAATAGGCTTGAGTGGCTGCCCTGCAACATTAGCACGTGCTCGCGTCACCTTCGGAGGAACCGCACACCCAGATAACAACCAATTATATGCTGTCAATGAGGCTGAAGGTGTTGGTATTGGTATTTCTGGTGATGTTAACGGAACAAATTTCTATACTCCAGACACAGAAGCTGATGGTATTGATTTGAAAGGTAATAGTGGCGAAAAAACATATTATGCGCGTTACGTTACAACCGCAAATGAAGTTACTGCTGGTAAAGCAAACGCTGACGTTACTGTCACTATTCAATATAACCAATAG
- a CDS encoding ABC transporter permease: MISLYWVALKTIWIKEVTRFGRIWVQTLLPPVITMSLYFVIFGNLIGSRIGDMGGVDYMQFIVPGLIMMAVITNSYSNVCSSFFGSKFQKNIEELLVAPVPTHIIIAGFVGGGVARGILVGFLVTLVSLFFIPLQVHSWVMVVVTLLLTAIVFSLAGLLNAIFAKTFDDISIVPTFVLTPLTYLGGVFYSLSLLPPVWQAISKLNPIVYMISGFRYGFLGIADVSIAITLGVLMIFLIVFYLLTWYLIEQGRGLRS; this comes from the coding sequence ATGATCTCATTGTACTGGGTAGCATTAAAAACTATTTGGATAAAAGAAGTCACTCGATTTGGTCGTATCTGGGTACAAACCTTATTACCACCAGTCATTACAATGTCACTATACTTTGTCATTTTTGGTAATTTAATTGGCTCAAGAATTGGTGATATGGGTGGTGTGGACTATATGCAATTTATAGTTCCGGGGTTAATCATGATGGCAGTTATCACTAACTCTTACTCTAATGTCTGCTCTTCATTTTTTGGTTCTAAATTTCAAAAGAATATTGAAGAGTTACTGGTTGCACCTGTTCCAACACACATAATTATTGCTGGTTTTGTTGGTGGAGGTGTTGCTCGTGGGATCCTAGTTGGTTTTTTAGTCACGTTAGTGTCACTATTTTTTATTCCACTACAAGTCCATTCATGGGTTATGGTTGTAGTAACCTTGTTGCTAACCGCTATTGTATTTTCACTTGCTGGGCTATTAAATGCAATTTTTGCTAAGACGTTTGATGATATCAGTATCGTTCCTACTTTTGTCCTAACACCGTTAACTTATTTAGGTGGTGTCTTTTATTCGCTATCCTTATTACCGCCAGTTTGGCAGGCTATATCTAAATTAAACCCTATCGTGTATATGATTAGTGGATTTAGATATGGATTCCTAGGTATTGCAGATGTATCAATCGCAATTACTCTTGGTGTACTGATGATTTTCTTGATAGTTTTTTATTTACTAACTTGGTATTTGATTGAACAAGGTAGAGGGTTACGCAGTTAA
- a CDS encoding ABC transporter ATP-binding protein yields the protein MTYALELSQLTKTYPGGVRALRGIDLSVEDGDFYALLGPNGAGKSTTIGIISSLVNKTSGSVKVFGYDLEKQVVQAKQQLGLVPQEFNFNPFETVLQIVLNQAGYYGVTRSVAVERAEQYLTQLDLWEKRNERARNLSGGMKRRLMIARALMHQPKLLILDEPTAGVDIELRRSMWTFLKNLNAQGTTIILTTHYLEEAEMLCRNIGIIQHGELVENTSMKQLLSQLESETFIFDLMPKSPVPQLLGYESRLIDTSTLEVDVKREQGLNSVFSQFSEQGVQILSMRNKANRLEELFVNLVKKESHAAEKEIVK from the coding sequence ATGACATATGCACTTGAATTATCGCAGTTAACCAAAACCTACCCCGGTGGTGTAAGAGCCTTGCGAGGAATCGACTTAAGCGTTGAAGATGGCGATTTTTATGCTTTGCTAGGACCAAATGGTGCAGGTAAATCAACTACAATCGGGATTATCAGCTCATTAGTGAATAAAACGAGTGGGAGTGTAAAAGTTTTTGGTTATGATTTAGAAAAGCAAGTTGTACAAGCAAAACAACAACTTGGTTTAGTGCCTCAAGAATTCAATTTCAACCCTTTTGAGACAGTACTACAAATCGTCCTTAACCAAGCGGGTTACTATGGAGTCACTCGTTCAGTTGCTGTAGAACGTGCCGAACAGTATCTGACTCAACTTGATTTATGGGAAAAACGCAATGAGCGTGCCCGCAATCTATCAGGTGGAATGAAACGCCGTTTAATGATTGCTCGTGCTTTAATGCACCAACCAAAATTATTAATACTCGATGAGCCAACAGCAGGAGTGGATATCGAGTTACGTCGTTCTATGTGGACATTTTTGAAGAATCTAAACGCTCAAGGGACGACAATCATTTTAACAACTCACTATTTAGAAGAAGCTGAAATGCTGTGCCGTAATATTGGTATTATTCAACATGGTGAGCTAGTTGAAAATACAAGTATGAAACAACTACTTAGCCAACTAGAATCAGAAACTTTTATTTTTGATCTAATGCCCAAAAGTCCTGTTCCTCAATTATTAGGGTATGAATCTCGTTTGATAGACACATCAACACTTGAAGTGGATGTAAAAAGAGAGCAAGGCCTAAATAGTGTTTTTAGCCAATTCAGCGAGCAAGGTGTACAAATTTTAAGTATGCGTAATAAAGCGAACCGTTTGGAAGAGTTATTTGTTAATTTAGTCAAAAAAGAAAGCCATGCGGCCGAGAAGGAGATTGTAAAATGA
- the can gene encoding carbonate dehydratase: MMRKIEELFANNEAWSASVKEQDPEFFKELSKAQKPRFLWIGCSDSRVPAEKLINAAPGDLFVHRNVANLVIHTDLNCLSVIQYAVDVLQVEHIIICGHYGCGGIEAAVDNTELGLINNWLLHIRDIWYRHSSMLGELKPCERLNRLCELNVVEQVYNLGHSTIMQSAWKRGQKVMIHGWVYGINNGRLQDLHITADSREKLELCYREAIATLTQKNNLSKKDC, translated from the coding sequence ATGATGAGAAAAATAGAAGAACTGTTTGCTAACAATGAAGCATGGTCAGCATCAGTAAAAGAGCAAGATCCTGAATTCTTCAAAGAATTATCAAAAGCGCAAAAGCCAAGATTCTTATGGATAGGCTGCTCAGACAGTCGAGTACCTGCAGAAAAGCTAATTAACGCAGCACCTGGCGACCTTTTTGTTCACCGTAATGTTGCTAATTTAGTTATCCACACGGATCTTAATTGTTTATCTGTTATTCAATATGCCGTTGATGTCTTACAAGTTGAGCACATCATTATTTGTGGTCACTATGGTTGTGGTGGTATTGAAGCGGCTGTTGATAATACCGAACTCGGCTTAATCAATAATTGGTTATTACACATACGTGATATTTGGTACAGACACAGCTCTATGTTAGGTGAATTAAAACCTTGCGAGCGACTTAACCGTTTATGTGAACTAAATGTTGTGGAACAAGTTTATAATTTAGGCCACTCTACCATTATGCAATCAGCGTGGAAACGCGGTCAAAAAGTCATGATCCACGGCTGGGTCTACGGTATTAACAATGGCCGATTGCAAGACCTTCATATTACGGCGGATAGCAGAGAAAAACTTGAACTTTGTTACCGTGAAGCAATTGCGACATTAACGCAAAAAAATAATTTAAGTAAAAAGGATTGCTAA
- the panD gene encoding aspartate 1-decarboxylase — translation MLRRMLQGKLHRVTVTQADLHYEGSCAIDQNFMDAAGILEYEAIDIYNVDNGERFSTYAISGERGSKIISVNGAAARRAAVGDKLIICSYVQIDDEDARTHKPKVAYFDENNVMSRVAKAVPVQVA, via the coding sequence ATGTTAAGAAGAATGTTACAAGGCAAACTCCATCGCGTCACAGTCACACAGGCAGACCTACACTACGAAGGGTCATGTGCGATTGATCAGAACTTCATGGATGCTGCTGGGATCCTTGAATATGAAGCCATTGATATCTATAACGTCGATAATGGTGAGCGTTTTTCAACCTACGCGATTTCTGGCGAGCGCGGTTCAAAAATTATCTCAGTTAATGGTGCTGCTGCACGCCGTGCCGCGGTAGGCGATAAACTCATTATTTGTTCATATGTACAAATTGACGATGAAGATGCGCGCACGCATAAACCGAAGGTTGCTTATTTTGATGAAAACAATGTCATGAGCAGGGTTGCTAAAGCAGTGCCTGTACAAGTCGCTTAA
- the panC gene encoding pantoate--beta-alanine ligase, producing MLIVETALILRREIRRWKQEGKRIALVPTMGNLHDGHLTLIDQAKKQADIVIASVFVNPMQFDRQSDLANYPRTLQEDCEKLKRRDINLVFAPSPQEFYPEGMEKQTFVEVPELSTMLEGASRPGHFRGVATVITKLFNLVQPDIALFGEKDYQQLQLIRKLVSDLSFDTQIVSVPTVRAKNGLALSSRNNNLSAEELKIAPKLYQIMQQAGEKLVAEPSASEVIIEEMNNSLREASFTPDELFIRDAETLLPLGDSSKRAVILMAAWLGQTRLIDNLQVDLQRDIA from the coding sequence ATGCTTATCGTTGAAACGGCACTTATCTTACGCCGTGAAATTCGTCGTTGGAAACAAGAAGGTAAACGTATTGCACTTGTCCCAACGATGGGTAATTTACACGATGGTCACTTAACACTCATTGACCAAGCGAAAAAACAGGCTGATATTGTGATTGCCAGTGTATTCGTGAACCCTATGCAATTTGATAGGCAATCTGATTTAGCCAATTACCCACGAACTTTGCAAGAAGATTGCGAAAAATTAAAGCGTCGTGATATCAATTTAGTTTTTGCACCTTCCCCGCAAGAATTCTACCCAGAAGGGATGGAAAAACAGACTTTTGTTGAAGTTCCTGAGTTATCGACCATGTTAGAAGGCGCAAGCCGTCCCGGTCATTTTAGAGGTGTCGCAACGGTTATCACTAAGCTGTTCAACTTAGTTCAGCCAGATATTGCCTTGTTTGGTGAAAAAGATTACCAACAGTTGCAATTAATTCGCAAATTAGTTTCTGACTTATCATTTGATACTCAAATTGTTAGTGTCCCAACGGTTAGAGCTAAAAATGGCCTAGCACTGAGTTCACGTAACAATAATTTGTCAGCAGAAGAGCTAAAAATAGCGCCTAAGCTGTATCAAATTATGCAACAAGCGGGTGAAAAATTAGTGGCTGAACCTAGCGCATCTGAGGTTATTATTGAAGAGATGAATAATAGCTTACGTGAAGCCAGTTTTACTCCTGATGAGCTATTTATTCGCGATGCAGAGACGTTGTTACCACTTGGTGATTCCAGTAAACGTGCGGTTATTTTAATGGCGGCATGGTTAGGTCAAACGCGTCTTATTGACAATTTACAAGTTGACCTGCAACGCGATATTGCATAA